A part of Carettochelys insculpta isolate YL-2023 chromosome 1, ASM3395843v1, whole genome shotgun sequence genomic DNA contains:
- the LCA5L gene encoding lebercilin-like protein isoform X2, translating into MSGANGQGGKKLPFKKMQLQHTSFLSTQNNMAFQKKDAMAQRILSARLHKIKELKNELSDLQHKLEASNLENQLLKQLQYRHLKAIGKYENAENNLPDLIAKHYSEVKALRGLLRKSQEQERNTSRKLREVEAELLKTKDSLQVLQKLSDDKNLAERGELTHRLSILTEKMEANDKRIQEKERDVCIKNIYANRMLKGLQEKADLVFRKKVTELCFFPCHYIKIIFQCCNCKVTLVTLKTEECVIPNRMISALAQLRFTFNTMVAK; encoded by the exons GAGGCAAGAAGTTGCCATTTAAGAAGATGCAACTCCAGCACACTTCATTTTTAAGCACTCAGAACAATATGGCTTTCCAGAAAAAAGATGCTATGGCTCAACGCATATTATCTGCAAGACTTCACAAAATTAAAGAGCTGAAAAATGAACTGTCTGACCTCCAGCATAAGCTAGAAGCATCAAACTTAGAAAACCAGCTTCTGAAACAGCTTCAGTATCGGCACTTGAAAGCAATAGGTAAATATGAAAATGCAGAGAATAACTTGCCTGATCTTATAGCAAAACATTATAGTGAGGTAAAAGCTCTAAGGGGACTCCTTAGGAAGTCTCAGGAACAGGAGCGAAATACATCCAGGAAGCTTAGAGAAGTTGAAGCAGAGCTGTTAAAGACTAAAGATTCCTTGCAAGTATTGCAGAAACTTTCAGACGACAAGAATCTTGCAGAGAGAGGGGAACTTACTCATAGATTATCAATCCTTACAGAAAAAATGGAAGCCAATGATAAGCGAATACAG GAAAAGGAACGAGACGTTTGTATAAAAAATATCTATGCAAATCGGATGCTTAAAGGTCTACAGGAAAAGGCTGATCTAGTATTTCGCAAAAAAG TCACTGAGCTCTGCTTTTTCCcttgtcactacatcaaaataattttccagtgttgcaactgcaaggtcactctgGTGACTCTTAAGACTGAAGAATGCGTGATTCCAAACagaatgatttcagctcttgcaCAGCTAAGGTTTACCTTCAACACTATG gttgccaaatga